A stretch of the Nitratifractor salsuginis DSM 16511 genome encodes the following:
- a CDS encoding heat shock protein transcriptional repressor HspR: MHSYDEPVYLISVVANMLNIHPQTLRQYERDGLIQPARTQGRMRLYSQRDIDRMKMILRLTRDMGVNLAGVDVILRLKEQMEKMEQELEYLREELSKVNRNGVVPAGKAVVRKSRYDLVIFEDQ, encoded by the coding sequence ATGCACAGTTATGACGAGCCGGTCTATTTGATCAGCGTGGTGGCCAATATGCTCAATATCCATCCCCAGACCCTGCGTCAGTACGAGCGGGACGGTTTGATCCAGCCCGCCCGTACGCAGGGGCGGATGCGCCTCTACTCCCAGCGGGATATCGACCGGATGAAGATGATCCTGCGCCTGACCCGGGATATGGGGGTCAATCTGGCCGGAGTCGACGTCATTCTCCGGCTCAAAGAGCAGATGGAGAAGATGGAGCAGGAGTTGGAGTATCTCCGCGAAGAGTTGAGCAAAGTCAACCGAAACGGTGTAGTCCCCGCCGGCAAAGCGGTGGTTCGCAAGAGCCGATACGATCTGGTGATCTTCGAGGATCAATGA
- a CDS encoding 6-carboxytetrahydropterin synthase, whose translation MRWIIDKSFDFCYGHRVWSQNLDKEYSLDECLMCRHLHGHQGKIKIFLSSESLIDGMVTDFKHLNWFKAWLDASLDHRFILDRHDPLFGDLMHHYVDEKGQMDEASFFYHEEGYWTPRLEKLGDAPEALIEKYEGMVVVNFVPTSENLTAWILEIVSERMEKLGIVVEAVEFWETPKSHCRVERSTAGS comes from the coding sequence ATGCGCTGGATCATCGATAAATCCTTCGACTTCTGTTACGGGCATCGGGTGTGGTCCCAGAATCTCGACAAAGAATACAGCCTGGATGAGTGCCTGATGTGCCGGCATCTTCACGGCCATCAGGGGAAAATTAAAATCTTTCTCAGCTCCGAAAGCCTGATCGACGGTATGGTGACCGACTTCAAACATCTTAACTGGTTCAAAGCCTGGCTCGATGCCTCTTTGGACCACCGCTTCATCCTCGACCGCCACGATCCGCTTTTCGGTGACCTGATGCACCACTACGTCGATGAAAAGGGCCAAATGGACGAAGCCTCCTTCTTTTACCACGAAGAGGGATACTGGACCCCGAGGCTCGAGAAGCTGGGGGATGCTCCCGAGGCGCTGATTGAAAAGTACGAAGGGATGGTCGTTGTGAATTTCGTCCCTACCAGCGAGAACCTCACCGCCTGGATCCTCGAGATCGTCAGTGAACGGATGGAAAAGCTCGGAATCGTCGTCGAAGCAGTGGAGTTTTGGGAGACACCCAAATCCCATTGCCGGGTTGAGCGCTCCACGGCGGGCTCCTGA
- a CDS encoding DUF2231 domain-containing protein, with protein sequence MALPAVSIPSFPLPFSVPVEVHPCMVHLAVALPLVILLLELVNLVAKKRALGVFSFVLMVLLAVILFGAYLTGMADAKEAGDVLNAGPAHDLFEAHKIQGIYLVYSALVLVVIKLLSVLVRKTPIRVFFLIFLIAFTALTINTAQKGKELVFDYGVNVKATAAKETPVKEEATPAAAPVTTEKNEMKSESKTSEEVKQSASPSETPAAKTSSPAEEKTPAKVAPEKAAEPAAATENSTEKTTEGNQSKAE encoded by the coding sequence ATGGCTCTTCCCGCTGTATCGATCCCTTCATTTCCTCTGCCTTTTTCTGTCCCTGTGGAGGTGCATCCCTGTATGGTGCACCTGGCAGTAGCGCTGCCTTTGGTTATCCTGCTGCTGGAATTGGTCAACCTGGTCGCCAAAAAAAGAGCTCTGGGCGTCTTTAGCTTCGTTTTGATGGTTCTCTTGGCGGTGATTCTCTTCGGTGCTTATCTGACGGGAATGGCTGATGCCAAAGAGGCGGGAGATGTTCTCAATGCGGGTCCGGCTCATGATCTCTTTGAAGCTCACAAAATTCAGGGGATCTATCTGGTCTACAGCGCCCTAGTCCTGGTCGTGATCAAACTCCTCAGCGTGCTCGTCCGCAAGACACCCATACGCGTCTTCTTTTTGATCTTCCTGATCGCCTTTACCGCTTTGACGATCAATACGGCCCAAAAGGGCAAAGAGTTGGTCTTCGACTATGGCGTCAATGTCAAGGCGACAGCAGCCAAGGAAACTCCGGTCAAAGAAGAGGCAACTCCCGCTGCAGCGCCTGTAACTACCGAAAAAAATGAAATGAAATCGGAGAGTAAGACATCGGAGGAGGTAAAACAATCTGCAAGTCCCTCAGAGACTCCGGCAGCGAAGACTTCTTCCCCCGCCGAAGAGAAAACTCCTGCTAAAGTGGCACCTGAAAAAGCCGCTGAGCCTGCTGCTGCGACTGAGAATAGCACGGAGAAAACGACCGAAGGAAATCAGAGCAAAGCCGAATAA
- the purH gene encoding bifunctional phosphoribosylaminoimidazolecarboxamide formyltransferase/IMP cyclohydrolase: MRALLSVSDKSGIVEFAKGLADMGWEIVSTGGTYRTLKEAGIPVTEIDEVTKFPECFEGRVKTLNPYVHGGILYKRGDEGHRKQAEELGITGIDLVCVNLYPFKETIERTDDFDEIIENIDIGGPTMVRSAAKNFQDVLIVTDAADYAPVLEALREGKDDLAFRRDLMIKAFEHTAAYDAMIANYMNQRFNEGFGRYQFISGKKVFDTRYGENPHQQGALYEFGDFFTKNFHTLKGEASFNNLTDINGAVKIASSFGDEPAVCIVKHGNPCGFAIKSDLLESYTEALKCDPISAFGGVVAVNGTVDKELAEKMNEIFLEVIIAADFTPEAVEVFAPKKRIKLFSQKSDRLHIAGDRHDFKHIEGGFVYQTADCICDNEVKQAKQMSETVATPQEMKDLEIAWKVAGLTKSNCVVYVKDSAMVAVGMGMTSRVDAAQCALKKAKEVGLDVSGAAMASEAFFPFRDSVDAAAEAGVRAIIEPGGSIRDDEVIQAANEHGIALYFTGVRHFLH, from the coding sequence ATGCGTGCCTTGTTGAGCGTAAGTGACAAAAGCGGAATTGTAGAGTTTGCCAAGGGTTTGGCCGATATGGGATGGGAGATCGTTTCGACGGGGGGTACCTATCGGACGCTCAAAGAGGCGGGAATTCCGGTAACAGAAATCGACGAAGTGACCAAATTCCCCGAGTGTTTCGAAGGGCGGGTCAAGACACTCAACCCCTATGTCCACGGGGGAATTCTCTACAAGCGTGGAGACGAGGGCCATCGGAAGCAGGCCGAAGAACTCGGAATTACGGGGATCGACCTGGTCTGTGTCAATCTCTATCCCTTCAAAGAGACGATCGAACGGACCGATGACTTTGACGAGATCATCGAAAACATCGATATCGGCGGCCCCACGATGGTTCGATCCGCGGCCAAGAACTTCCAGGATGTGCTGATCGTGACCGATGCGGCGGACTATGCACCTGTCCTCGAGGCACTGCGTGAGGGGAAGGACGATCTGGCCTTCCGTCGCGATCTGATGATCAAGGCCTTCGAGCATACCGCGGCCTACGATGCGATGATCGCCAACTATATGAACCAGCGTTTCAACGAAGGCTTCGGGCGTTATCAGTTCATTTCCGGCAAAAAAGTCTTTGATACCCGCTACGGTGAGAACCCCCATCAGCAGGGAGCACTCTATGAATTCGGGGATTTTTTCACCAAAAATTTCCATACCCTCAAAGGGGAGGCGAGCTTCAACAACCTGACCGATATCAACGGAGCGGTAAAGATCGCTTCCTCTTTCGGTGACGAGCCGGCCGTTTGTATCGTCAAGCACGGCAACCCCTGTGGATTCGCCATCAAATCCGATCTGCTCGAGAGCTACACCGAAGCGCTCAAATGTGATCCCATCAGCGCTTTCGGCGGAGTGGTCGCCGTCAACGGAACTGTGGATAAGGAACTGGCCGAGAAGATGAACGAGATCTTCCTCGAAGTGATTATCGCGGCTGATTTCACTCCCGAAGCGGTAGAGGTCTTCGCTCCCAAAAAGCGGATCAAACTCTTTTCCCAGAAGAGCGATCGCCTGCACATCGCCGGAGACCGGCATGATTTCAAACATATCGAGGGAGGCTTCGTCTACCAGACGGCGGATTGTATTTGCGACAACGAGGTCAAACAGGCCAAACAGATGAGCGAGACAGTAGCGACTCCCCAGGAGATGAAGGATCTGGAGATTGCCTGGAAGGTTGCTGGCCTGACCAAGTCCAACTGTGTCGTCTATGTCAAAGACTCCGCAATGGTCGCTGTAGGAATGGGGATGACTTCCCGGGTTGATGCCGCCCAGTGTGCCCTGAAGAAAGCCAAAGAGGTGGGTCTGGATGTCAGCGGGGCTGCAATGGCCAGTGAAGCCTTCTTCCCCTTTAGAGACAGTGTGGATGCCGCGGCTGAGGCGGGAGTCCGTGCGATTATCGAACCGGGGGGAAGCATCCGCGACGATGAAGTGATCCAGGCGGCCAACGAGCATGGGATTGCACTCTATTTCACCGGGGTCCGTCATTTCCTGCATTGA
- the kdsB gene encoding 3-deoxy-manno-octulosonate cytidylyltransferase, with protein MIIIPARIGSSRFPSKVLADILGVPMVIRTAQAVAPLDAVTIATDSVEVLELAEEYGIRAVMTSTEHQSGTDRIFEAATILELPDDEIIINVQADEPFIEEEVVEKVYQLTRQNASDPSILACSAYKIVSNPEADDPNLVKVVTDDHDIALYFSRAKIPYPRDHHFDTYKGHLGLYGYTMASLKTFCELEPAKLEEVEKLEQLRILAHGYRVAMVKVETESFGIDMPEDLQKVMKKHLL; from the coding sequence ATGATCATTATCCCGGCACGTATCGGCTCATCCCGCTTTCCCAGTAAGGTCCTGGCAGATATTCTTGGGGTCCCTATGGTCATTCGCACCGCCCAGGCAGTCGCCCCACTGGATGCGGTTACCATCGCGACAGACAGCGTGGAAGTACTCGAGCTTGCGGAGGAATACGGGATCCGAGCCGTCATGACCTCGACGGAACACCAATCCGGAACCGACAGGATCTTTGAAGCGGCTACTATTCTCGAACTGCCCGATGACGAAATCATCATCAATGTCCAGGCCGATGAACCCTTTATCGAAGAAGAGGTGGTGGAAAAGGTTTATCAACTCACCCGTCAAAACGCTTCCGATCCTTCCATCCTGGCCTGCAGTGCCTACAAGATCGTCAGCAATCCCGAAGCCGACGATCCCAATCTGGTGAAAGTAGTCACCGACGATCACGACATAGCACTCTATTTTTCACGGGCCAAGATCCCCTACCCCCGCGATCACCACTTCGATACCTATAAAGGCCATCTGGGTCTCTATGGCTATACCATGGCATCGCTCAAGACATTTTGCGAGCTGGAACCGGCGAAGCTCGAAGAGGTGGAGAAGCTGGAGCAGTTACGCATTCTGGCCCACGGATATCGGGTGGCGATGGTGAAGGTCGAAACGGAGAGCTTCGGCATCGATATGCCTGAAGATTTGCAGAAGGTGATGAAGAAACACCTCTTGTAA
- a CDS encoding endonuclease/exonuclease/phosphatase family protein: protein MKFFFLLFLFLLTWQNLHSRTIKIASWNVENLFDMHYQGTEYEEYVPGRHGWSEAMLRKKLEHTAQVICDLDADVIGLQEIENDEVLSRLQRLLKRVGCPYPYRAVTGGRAPVHTALLSRIPLAKVRDLPVTRYGRQRPILEATLRLDPSLKIFVNHWRSKRGPESERILYAKALRKRLMKLPPSTEYLLLGDFNSDWEEFRIIDPKLNDTGGITGINQVMATTRDGRMVRYRDLKRGQREFLHYNLWLDLPASQRWSHNFYGNKEAIDAMLIPPSLADGRRWEYVRGSFGVYRPSYLFGIHGEILRWGYRHGKHTGKGFSDHLPIYARFQTLPDLPVKTSAPEAKKPLPPGRLQCHKVTITQLQKAESPALPLCLDNAVVTFKRGPHAVLQEEGKGPTILVYGAAAALKEGHRYRIEVEGFKRYHGLPEIVDLEPLKDLGRVDLAPYIPAFRPEMMNDPAARFRVVRDLEGIYRHRQLWVRQHAWPIHFRSRRWKPKEGSRLRIKRAQIGYYKGHPELVIWDRNDFETVR from the coding sequence ATGAAATTCTTCTTTCTTCTTTTTCTGTTTTTGCTGACGTGGCAGAATCTCCATAGCCGCACGATCAAGATCGCCAGCTGGAATGTAGAGAATCTCTTCGATATGCACTATCAGGGAACGGAGTATGAAGAGTATGTTCCCGGACGTCACGGATGGTCCGAAGCGATGCTGCGAAAAAAACTGGAGCACACCGCCCAAGTAATCTGCGATCTGGATGCCGATGTGATCGGGCTTCAGGAGATAGAAAACGATGAAGTCCTCTCGCGGCTCCAGAGACTTTTGAAGCGGGTGGGGTGCCCCTATCCCTACCGAGCCGTCACCGGGGGCAGGGCACCGGTCCACACGGCTCTACTCAGCCGTATTCCTCTGGCGAAGGTACGGGATCTCCCCGTGACCCGCTACGGCCGGCAGCGGCCTATTCTCGAAGCGACCCTCCGTCTCGATCCCTCTCTCAAGATTTTTGTCAATCACTGGCGCTCCAAACGGGGGCCCGAAAGCGAGCGGATCCTCTATGCGAAGGCTCTGCGCAAACGGTTGATGAAACTTCCTCCCTCGACCGAGTACCTCCTGCTGGGGGATTTCAACAGTGATTGGGAAGAGTTTCGCATTATCGACCCAAAGCTCAACGACACCGGCGGGATCACCGGGATCAATCAGGTGATGGCAACCACCCGGGACGGACGGATGGTACGCTACCGGGATTTGAAAAGAGGGCAGAGGGAGTTTCTCCACTATAACCTCTGGCTCGATCTGCCGGCTTCCCAGCGATGGAGCCACAATTTTTACGGCAACAAGGAAGCGATCGATGCGATGTTGATCCCTCCCTCTCTGGCCGATGGACGCAGATGGGAGTATGTCCGGGGGAGTTTTGGCGTTTACCGCCCCTCTTATCTTTTCGGAATACACGGGGAGATCCTACGCTGGGGCTATCGCCACGGCAAGCACACCGGCAAAGGTTTTTCGGACCATTTGCCCATCTACGCTCGTTTTCAGACTCTGCCTGATCTGCCTGTCAAAACCTCCGCCCCCGAGGCCAAAAAGCCTCTCCCGCCCGGCAGGCTTCAATGTCACAAGGTCACCATCACACAATTGCAAAAGGCAGAATCTCCGGCTTTGCCGCTCTGTCTCGATAATGCGGTCGTCACTTTCAAACGGGGGCCCCACGCAGTATTGCAGGAGGAAGGAAAAGGGCCGACAATCCTGGTCTATGGGGCGGCTGCGGCTCTGAAAGAGGGGCATCGCTACCGCATCGAGGTCGAGGGCTTCAAACGTTATCACGGGCTCCCGGAGATTGTCGACCTGGAGCCACTGAAGGATCTGGGGCGTGTCGATCTTGCTCCTTACATCCCGGCCTTTCGACCGGAAATGATGAATGACCCCGCTGCTCGCTTTCGGGTGGTCCGAGATTTGGAGGGGATCTATCGGCATCGGCAGCTTTGGGTGAGACAACACGCGTGGCCGATTCATTTTCGCAGCAGGCGTTGGAAGCCGAAAGAGGGGAGCCGCCTTAGGATAAAGAGAGCTCAGATTGGTTATTATAAGGGCCATCCGGAACTGGTCATCTGGGATCGGAACGACTTCGAAACAGTGAGGTAA
- a CDS encoding DUF190 domain-containing protein encodes MKRYLGKKKVMRIYLDNSDTYEGKPLWQQLLRRVKDEGMAGATVFKGAAGIGAHTELHTFEIWALAQKLPVIIEVIEDEERIQAFLDKYDTMIGEGLVTLCDVEVLRYKNAVYDRN; translated from the coding sequence ATGAAAAGATATCTCGGTAAGAAAAAGGTGATGCGGATCTACCTGGACAATTCGGATACCTACGAGGGCAAGCCGCTCTGGCAGCAATTGCTCCGCCGGGTCAAGGACGAAGGGATGGCCGGCGCAACGGTCTTCAAAGGGGCTGCCGGGATCGGTGCCCATACGGAGCTGCACACCTTCGAGATCTGGGCTCTGGCCCAGAAGCTTCCGGTGATCATTGAAGTGATCGAAGATGAGGAACGGATCCAGGCTTTCCTGGATAAATACGACACGATGATCGGAGAGGGGTTGGTGACCCTCTGTGATGTGGAGGTCCTCCGCTATAAGAACGCTGTCTACGACAGGAATTGA
- a CDS encoding PqqD family protein — MDFSKKVIFPDSIFAQEVDGEMVLLDMNTENYFGLDSVASDIWKLLQEGKTIGETYEALLEIYEVDPETLRKDLETFIDNLLENRLAFIE; from the coding sequence ATGGATTTCTCCAAGAAAGTGATTTTTCCCGATTCTATATTCGCCCAGGAAGTGGACGGCGAGATGGTGCTGCTGGATATGAACACCGAAAATTACTTCGGTCTCGACAGCGTCGCCAGTGATATCTGGAAGCTGCTTCAGGAAGGTAAAACGATCGGGGAGACATACGAGGCGCTTCTGGAGATCTATGAAGTGGACCCGGAGACACTCAGGAAAGATCTCGAAACCTTTATCGATAATCTCCTGGAAAACAGGCTTGCTTTTATAGAGTAA
- a CDS encoding mechanosensitive ion channel family protein, with translation MIADFSEWFYGEFGYNLPMEQLINLINHRLPESLLHYTLWLHVTPGELLVALGLVLAAITLNWLLRRPLLRWAKHRLYRHRRESFYRLLYRRLESIFRPLRLLLTVYLFKKAVEIFVAGGWIDTLFFVLYWLFLFWWLYEITKFLLYLTLSAKIKRQKEARAELYNLFLNITRVFLAFLFIILVLSRLGVDLTALITSLGIGGAIIGLGAKDTITNFLDSVRLVSEDAFRQGDWIETDKVEGFVTEMGLTSTKIRTFDNALVTVPNSVLANTYVKNWTRRMVGRRIKFYLRLKLTTDTRELERVIYEIHEMLDSHPDIVNKNKLRYIRRMKRTYENGLFNLEDRYGVRRTLLVYLDEIGEYSLNILVYAFSISVNWEEWLRVKQDVIKKILKIVEESSLELAVPREEILLETREKEDGSFSV, from the coding sequence ATGATAGCAGATTTCTCTGAATGGTTTTATGGGGAGTTTGGCTACAATCTCCCTATGGAGCAGCTGATCAATCTTATCAACCACCGTCTGCCGGAATCCCTTTTACACTATACCTTGTGGCTCCACGTGACGCCGGGGGAACTCCTGGTGGCTCTGGGGCTGGTGCTGGCGGCTATTACGCTCAACTGGTTGCTGAGACGCCCCCTCCTGCGCTGGGCTAAACATCGGCTCTACCGCCATCGTAGGGAGAGCTTTTACCGTCTTCTCTATCGCCGGCTTGAAAGTATCTTCCGGCCTTTGCGACTGCTGCTGACGGTTTATCTCTTTAAAAAAGCGGTGGAGATCTTCGTGGCGGGGGGTTGGATCGATACTCTCTTTTTCGTTCTCTATTGGCTTTTTCTCTTCTGGTGGCTCTATGAGATCACGAAATTCCTGCTCTATTTGACTCTTTCGGCGAAGATCAAACGTCAAAAAGAGGCCCGCGCGGAGCTCTATAACCTCTTTCTCAATATTACGCGGGTCTTTTTGGCCTTTTTGTTCATCATCCTGGTGCTCTCCCGTCTCGGGGTCGATCTGACGGCGTTGATCACTTCCCTGGGGATCGGCGGTGCGATCATCGGATTGGGAGCCAAGGATACCATTACAAATTTCCTCGACTCTGTTCGCCTTGTCAGTGAAGATGCTTTTCGCCAGGGGGATTGGATCGAAACCGATAAGGTCGAAGGTTTCGTCACCGAAATGGGGCTGACTTCCACCAAGATCCGCACCTTTGATAATGCCCTGGTCACCGTGCCCAACAGCGTTTTGGCCAATACCTATGTCAAAAATTGGACCCGGAGGATGGTGGGACGGCGGATCAAATTTTACCTACGCCTGAAGCTCACCACCGACACACGGGAATTGGAGCGGGTGATCTACGAGATCCACGAAATGCTCGACAGCCATCCCGATATCGTCAACAAAAACAAGCTTCGCTACATCCGTCGAATGAAACGTACTTACGAAAACGGTCTTTTCAATCTCGAGGATCGTTACGGAGTGCGTCGGACGCTCCTGGTCTATCTGGACGAAATCGGCGAATATTCCCTCAATATCCTCGTCTATGCCTTCTCCATCTCCGTCAACTGGGAAGAGTGGCTTCGGGTCAAGCAGGATGTGATCAAAAAAATTCTCAAGATTGTTGAAGAGTCTTCCCTGGAGTTGGCTGTTCCACGGGAGGAGATTCTCCTGGAGACGAGGGAAAAGGAGGACGGTTCATTCTCTGTATAG
- the ppa gene encoding inorganic diphosphatase, with protein MDISKIGPGENPDAVKAIIEVPYGSNVKYELDKESGAIEVDRVMYSAMFYPANYGFVANTLSDDGDPADILVISEYPLYPGCYIKSRLIGVLMMEDEKGIDEKLIAVPADKIDPTYKDIREIDDLPQHTLNKIKNFFETYKMLEPNKWVKVTGFEGKEKAKQILDAAIANYNK; from the coding sequence ATGGATATCAGCAAAATCGGACCGGGTGAAAACCCCGATGCAGTCAAAGCGATCATCGAAGTCCCCTACGGTTCCAACGTCAAATATGAGTTGGACAAAGAGAGCGGCGCCATCGAAGTGGACCGGGTAATGTATTCGGCGATGTTCTACCCCGCCAACTACGGCTTCGTCGCCAATACCCTCAGCGACGACGGTGACCCGGCCGACATCCTCGTCATCAGCGAATACCCCCTCTACCCCGGTTGCTACATCAAAAGCCGTCTCATCGGGGTTCTGATGATGGAGGACGAAAAAGGTATCGACGAAAAGCTCATCGCCGTTCCCGCCGACAAAATCGATCCTACCTACAAGGATATCCGGGAGATCGACGATCTGCCCCAGCATACCCTCAACAAGATCAAAAACTTCTTCGAAACCTACAAAATGCTTGAACCCAACAAGTGGGTCAAAGTAACCGGTTTCGAAGGCAAAGAGAAAGCGAAGCAAATTCTCGACGCCGCCATCGCCAACTACAACAAGTAA
- the crcB gene encoding fluoride efflux transporter CrcB, which yields MGFQMILAVALGGAIGATARFLIATGVHKIVGAGFPYGTLTVNVLGSFIIGFLYLYFEQTIAPYQKALLVTGMLGALTTFSTFSLETMLMLHQGLAAKALANILLNVTLCLAATMGGMALFRKLYGL from the coding sequence ATGGGCTTTCAAATGATTCTGGCTGTGGCACTGGGAGGTGCGATCGGTGCGACGGCCCGCTTTCTCATCGCTACGGGAGTACACAAAATCGTCGGTGCCGGTTTTCCCTACGGTACGCTTACTGTCAATGTGTTGGGAAGCTTCATCATCGGCTTCCTCTACCTCTATTTCGAACAGACCATCGCCCCCTATCAAAAAGCGCTTCTGGTGACGGGAATGCTGGGGGCATTGACCACCTTCTCCACCTTCTCTCTGGAGACGATGCTGATGCTGCATCAGGGGTTGGCCGCCAAAGCACTCGCGAACATTCTGCTCAATGTCACCCTCTGTCTCGCCGCGACGATGGGAGGGATGGCCCTCTTTCGCAAACTCTACGGCCTTTGA
- a CDS encoding DnaJ family protein — MAKSLYETLGVSENATPEEIKKAYRKLARKYHPDINKDPEAQEKFKEINAAYEVLSDPEKKAKYDQFGDQMFGGQNFSDFARSQGGEVDLEEILRAMFGGAGGFGGGGFRSSRSSYGGAGGFGGYGQPDLDTRARITVPFNVSITGGKHHITTSEGESFDIKIPAGIKSGETLRVRGKGRSWQGRRGDLLITVDVAPSTEYERKGNDLYKKIDVPLKYALFGGKIKVQTPEKEVTLKIPKNTKNGQKFRLREMGIPDRKTGKRGDLYLVANVVLPDVDSLPEDLKKICEEKLPEA, encoded by the coding sequence ATGGCGAAGAGTCTATATGAAACATTGGGTGTCAGTGAAAACGCTACACCCGAAGAGATCAAAAAAGCTTATAGGAAACTGGCGAGGAAATACCATCCGGATATCAACAAAGATCCGGAAGCTCAGGAAAAATTCAAAGAGATCAATGCCGCTTATGAAGTTTTGAGCGATCCCGAGAAGAAGGCCAAATACGACCAGTTCGGCGACCAGATGTTCGGTGGACAGAACTTCAGTGATTTCGCCCGCAGCCAGGGAGGCGAAGTGGATCTCGAAGAGATCCTGCGGGCGATGTTCGGCGGAGCCGGCGGGTTTGGCGGCGGAGGTTTCCGCAGCAGCCGAAGCAGTTATGGCGGAGCCGGCGGGTTCGGAGGCTACGGCCAGCCCGATCTGGATACGCGGGCACGGATCACCGTCCCCTTCAACGTCTCCATTACCGGCGGGAAACACCATATCACCACTTCAGAGGGAGAGAGCTTCGATATCAAGATTCCGGCGGGGATCAAGAGCGGAGAAACCCTGCGTGTACGCGGCAAGGGCCGCAGTTGGCAGGGGCGGCGGGGCGATCTGCTGATCACCGTAGATGTGGCTCCCTCCACCGAGTATGAGCGTAAAGGCAACGACCTCTACAAAAAGATCGATGTCCCCCTCAAATATGCCCTCTTCGGCGGGAAGATCAAGGTTCAGACCCCGGAGAAAGAGGTGACGCTCAAGATCCCGAAAAACACCAAAAACGGCCAGAAGTTCCGCCTCAGAGAGATGGGGATTCCCGATCGCAAAACCGGAAAGCGGGGAGACCTCTACCTGGTGGCCAACGTCGTCCTTCCGGATGTGGATTCATTGCCGGAGGATCTGAAGAAAATATGCGAAGAGAAGTTGCCTGAAGCCTAA
- the hemJ gene encoding protoporphyrinogen oxidase HemJ, translating into MEYYTWVLAFHVMSFVSWMAMLFYQPRLYVYHAEHADNPGFVEVVKIQEYKLYKYIGVPAMWATVLSGGTMLWLNPVLLKMPWMHAKLLFVALLIAYHFSLEYHRKRLIENPHYKPGKFYRFYNEVPTLLMIGIVIFVVVKPF; encoded by the coding sequence ATGGAATATTACACTTGGGTATTGGCTTTTCACGTTATGAGTTTCGTCAGTTGGATGGCGATGCTCTTCTATCAACCCAGACTCTACGTCTATCATGCCGAGCACGCCGACAATCCCGGATTTGTGGAGGTGGTGAAGATCCAGGAGTACAAACTCTATAAATATATCGGAGTGCCTGCTATGTGGGCGACGGTTCTATCAGGGGGGACGATGCTCTGGCTCAATCCCGTATTGTTGAAAATGCCCTGGATGCATGCCAAGCTTCTTTTTGTCGCGCTTCTGATTGCGTACCATTTTTCTCTGGAGTATCACCGCAAACGCCTGATCGAGAATCCCCACTACAAGCCGGGGAAATTCTATCGTTTCTACAACGAAGTCCCCACACTCTTGATGATCGGGATCGTGATCTTTGTCGTCGTCAAACCCTTTTAG
- a CDS encoding M15 family metallopeptidase, whose amino-acid sequence MKRLYLLFTLQTLFLSIVVAGYTAKISSITPRIEHRMRAGHSYRDGCPVKLRDLRYIRLNYLGFDGKPHTGEMVVHKDVAKEVTQIFGELYRAKYPIRRMQLVSDYGGSDYRSIEADNTSAFNCRAVTGGKKWSNHAYGKAIDINPIENPYISRSGHIAHRASLPYRIRRHKNPFHPEDRALIAPHDPIVRIFKSRGWRWGGDWHSIKDYQHFDKNRH is encoded by the coding sequence ATGAAAAGATTGTATCTACTCTTTACTCTTCAAACTCTCTTTCTTTCGATAGTGGTTGCCGGCTATACCGCCAAAATATCTTCCATCACCCCCCGGATCGAACATCGTATGCGGGCCGGACACAGCTATCGCGATGGCTGCCCGGTCAAATTGCGGGATCTTAGGTACATAAGGCTGAACTATCTGGGCTTCGACGGAAAGCCCCATACCGGAGAGATGGTGGTTCACAAGGATGTAGCCAAAGAGGTTACGCAAATCTTCGGTGAACTCTATCGGGCGAAATACCCCATCCGCCGAATGCAACTGGTCAGTGACTATGGCGGAAGCGACTATCGCTCCATCGAGGCCGACAACACCTCCGCTTTCAACTGCCGTGCCGTTACCGGCGGCAAAAAGTGGTCCAACCACGCCTATGGAAAAGCCATCGATATCAACCCGATCGAAAACCCCTACATCTCCCGTAGCGGCCATATCGCACACCGTGCCTCCCTCCCCTATCGTATCCGCAGACACAAAAATCCCTTTCACCCCGAAGACCGCGCCCTCATCGCGCCCCACGACCCCATCGTCAGAATCTTCAAAAGCCGGGGCTGGCGCTGGGGCGGGGATTGGCACTCCATCAAAGACTATCAACACTTTGACAAAAACCGCCACTGA